A genome region from Panicum virgatum strain AP13 chromosome 4K, P.virgatum_v5, whole genome shotgun sequence includes the following:
- the LOC120702779 gene encoding uncharacterized protein LOC120702779, protein MVLGGTSSSSSSVQILDPIPARSSGTTPVDTSDSDDDGSCFGGDGGAASAPRWPAAGRIASSFRSQKALDALCKKHGVDTREFAPLPAGGLRACSPPPAGAVCVYADALEAGMRVPLAPFFREVLSHFGLAPSQLAPNCWRVMAAFLALSRAAGVRSPSVAVFRQFFALRALKVRGLYCFSSKDTAGGVLFTGLPDPNTFKGWKEGYFFLKSSAPWPCPVLWGEPTKKSTTDPMLTSEEKGTVEKLLRVRGAAAIDIRTYLGDDGNVTAAATTPCAPKPPPTSPPHHTTGAKGMDPSIYDMIQNMRAEKAAAEAAAAAAAAAKVAVKSEPGGSGTPDPTPSTGKKRKMPEEEDKAKEGFSARQDCKPQHAPDRHDGDALDWEAARQLLQGIVTPARERAFLVAKPFNIIASSYVATLQAANYATASLGHALKLQEELEKARAELEEAKKAAAAEVESARAAAVQEFLGSEEHERRLVEEALKGYERGMEDMKRVALGLRPDIDPARLFVPPGGFR, encoded by the exons ATGGTGCTAGGCGGGACTTCTTCCTCATCGTCCTCCGTCCAAATCCTTGACCCCATCCCGGCGCGCTCCTCGGGCACCACCCCCGTCGACACCAGCGACAGCGACGATGACGGCAGCTgcttcggcggcgacggcggcgccgcaaGCGCGCCCCGATGGCCCGCGGCCGGGCGCATCGCCTCGTCCTTCCGGAGCCAGAAGGCGCTCGACGCCCTCTGCAAGAAGCACGGCGtggacacgagggagttcgccccgctccccgccggcggcctgcgcgcgtgctcgccgccgcccgcgggcgCCGTGTGCGTGTACGCGGACGCGCTGGAGGCCGGGATGCGCGTCCCGCTGGCCCCCTTCTTCCGCGAGGTGCTCTCGCACTTCGGCCTCGCGCCGAGCCAGCTCGCGCCCAACTGCTGGCGCGTCATGGCGGCCTTCCTCGCGctctcccgcgccgccggcgtgcgctcGCCGTCGGTCGCCGTGTTCCGGCAGTTTTTCGCGCTGCGCGCGCTGAAGGTTAGGGGCCTCTACTGTTTCTCGTCCAAGGAcaccgccggcggcgtgctctTCACGGGGTTGCCGGATCCCAACACGTTCAAGGGGTGGAAGGAGGGGTACTTCTTCCTCAAGTCGTCGGCGCCGTGGCCGTGCCCCGTGCTCTGGGGCGAGCCGACCAAGAAATCCACCACCGATCCGATGCTCACCAGCGAGGAGAAGGGCACGGTGGAAAAGCtgctgcgcgtgcgcggcgccgccgcgattGATATCCGGACGTACCTCGGCGATGACGGCAATGTCACCGCAGCGGCGACGACCCCTTGCGCGCCAAAACCGCCACCAACATCGCCTCCCCATCACACTACCGGAGCCAAAG GGATGGATCCATCCATCTATGACATGATTCAGAACATGCGGGCAGAGAAGGCAGCCGCGGaggctgctgccgcggcggcggcagcggcgaaggTGGCCGTGAAGAGCGagcccggcggcagcggcacgcCGGACCCGACGCCGTCGAccgggaagaagaggaagatgccggaggaggaggacaaaGCCAAGGAGGGCTTCTCCGCGCGCCAGGACTGCAAGCCGCAGCACGCGCCGGACAGGCACGACGGCGACGCGCTCGACTGGGAAGCGGCGCGGCAGCTGCTGCAGGGCATCGTCACGCCGGCGCGGGAGCGCGCGTTCCTGGTGGCGAAACCCTTCAACATCATCGCGTCGAGCTACGTCGCGACGCTCCAG GCGGCGAACTACGCCACGGCGTCGTTGGGGCACGCGCTGAAGCTCCAGgaggagctggagaaggcgagggcggagctcgaggaggcgaagaaggcggcggcggcggaggtggagagcgccagggcggcggcggtgcaggagTTCCTGGGCTCCGAGGAGCACGAGCGccggctggtggaggaggcgctCAAGGGGTACGAGCGCGGAATGGAGGACATGAAGCGCGTCGCGCTCGGCCTCCGCCCCGACATCGACCCGGCTCGTCTGTTCGTGCCCCCTGGTGGCTTCCGGTAG